A window of the Arachis duranensis cultivar V14167 chromosome 5, aradu.V14167.gnm2.J7QH, whole genome shotgun sequence genome harbors these coding sequences:
- the LOC107488041 gene encoding probable serine protease EDA2, whose protein sequence is MMKMMTRYSLCVSLLIFIPTLTHSANPSANYLTTQQLWFSQTLDHYSPYSQDRSQFQQRYYEFLDFFRSPDGPIFMVICGEYTCKGIKNDYIAVLAKKFGAAVVSLEHRYYGKSSPFKQLTTQNLRYLSSKQALFDLAVFRQGYQESLNAKLNRTKEENPWFVFGVSYPGALSAWFRLKFPHLTCGSLASSAVVLAVYNFTEFDQQVGESAGPECKAALQETTKLVDQKLVTNGKALKASFDATDLRIDGDFLYFLADAAATAFQYGNPDKLCKPLVEAKKAGDDLVDAYAKYVKEYYLGDYGASVQSYNQNYLKNTAASEDSSDRLWWFQVCTEVAYFQVAPSNDSVRSSKVDTRYHLDLCKNVFGEGIFPDVDSTNIYYGGTKIAGSKIVFTNGSQDPWRRASKQASSPDMPSYTITCSNCGHGTDMRGCPQSPFNIEGNEKNCTSPDAVHKVRQKIVEHIDLWLSECQDTSRSCI, encoded by the exons atgatgaagatgatgaccCGCTATTCTCTCTGTGTTTCTCTCTTGATCTTCATCCCCACACTCACACACTCTGCGAATCCAAGCGCCAACTATTTGACCACTCAACAACTCTGGTTCTCTCAAACCCTCGATCATTACTCTCCCTAT TCGCAGGATCGGAGCCAATTCCAGCAAAGATACTACGAGTTCCTTGACTTTTTCCGTAGTCCAGATGGACCTATTTTTATGGTAATTTGTGGTGAATATACATGCAAGGGGATCAAAAACGACTATATTGCT GTTTTGGCAAAGAAGTTTGGAGCAGCTGTGGTTTCCCTTGAGCATCGCTATTATGGAAAGAGTTCTCCGTTTAAACAGCTCACAACACAAAATTTGAGATATCTTTCATCCAAGCAAGCACTCTTTGATTTGGCTGTTTTTCGCCAGGGTTATCAG GAATCTTTAAATGCAAAGCTTAAtagaacaaaagaagaaaatccATGGTTTGTTTTTGGTGTCTCATATCCTGGAGCACTGAGTGCATGGTTTCGTCTTAAGTTTCCACATTTAACATGTGGAAGTCTTGCAAGCTCTGCAGTTGTTCTTGCTGTTTATAACTTCACAGAGTTTGATCAGCAG GTTGGTGAGTCGGCAGGTCCTGAATGTAAAGCAGCATTACAAGAAACCACTAAACTTGTCGATCAAAAACTAGTAACTAATGGAAAGGCATTAAAGGCATCTTTCGATGCAACTGAT CTCAGAATTGATGGTGATTTCCTGTACTTTTTGGCAGATGCTGCTGCTACAGCG TTTCAATATGGAAATCCAGATAAATTATGCAAGCCTCTTGTTGAGGCAAAAAAGGCTGGGGATGATTTGGTG GATGCTTATGCCAAATATGTAAAAGAGTATTACCTTGGAGACTATGGTGCTAGCGTACAATCTTACAACCAGAATTACTTGAAAAACACTGCTGCTAGTGAAGACAGTTCTGATAGACTGTGGTGGTTTCAAGTTTGCACCGAAGTAGCATACTTTCAAGTGGCTCCCTCTAATGATAGTGTGCGCTCCTCAAAAGTTGATACAAG GTACCATTTGGACCTCTGCAAAAATGTATTTGGAGAAGGCATCTTTCCTGATGTTGATTCAACTAATATATACTATGGAGGCACCAAAATTGCTG GTTCAAAGATAGTTTTTACAAATGGTTCCCAGGATCCTTGGCGCCGTGCATCAAAACAAGCGTCATCCCCTGACA TGCCTTCCTATACAATCACGTGTTCTAATTGCGGCCATGGAACTGACATGCGTGGATGTCCTCAATCTCCGTTTAACATTGAAG GTAATGAGAAGAACTGCACCTCCCCTGATGCAGTCCACAAAGTCCGGCAAAAGATTGTGGAGCACATAGACCTGTGGCTTTCTGAGTGCCAGGACACGAGCAGGAGCTGTATATAA
- the LOC107488042 gene encoding B-box zinc finger protein 18 — protein sequence MRTLCDACESAAAIVFCAADEAALCRACDEKVHMCNKLASRHVRVGLASPSDVPRCDICENAPAFFYCETDGSSLCLQCDMIVHVGGKRTHGRYLLFRQRVEFPGDKPSNIENPASQPMEPGETKRGQNPLPKLKMGEKQQNHRMPLLSTPDPDADGHAKMETKMIDLNMKPNRIHEQASNNQP from the exons ATGCGAACGCTTTGTGATGCTTGTGAGAGTGCGGCCGCTATCGTTTTCTGCGCCGCTGATGAGGCCGCACTCTGCCGTGCCTGCGATGAGAAG GTTCACATGTGTAATAAACTTGCTAGCAGGCATGTAAGAGTGGGTCTGGCAAGTCCAAGCGATGTGCCTCGTTGTGATATATGCGAGAATGCACCTG CATTCTTCTATTGCGAGACAGATGGAAGCTCGCTTTGTTTGCAGTGCGACATGATAGTTCATGTTGGTGGTAAAAGAACACATGGAAGATATCTTCTATTTAGGCAAAGAGTTGAG TTTCCAGGAGATAAACCTAGTAACATAGAAAACCCAGCTTCTCAACCTATGGAACCAGGGGAGACTAAGAGGGGACAAAATCCACTTCCCAAACTAAAAATGGGGGAGAAGCAACAAAACCACAGGATGCCGCTGCTTTCAACACCAGATCCTGATGCTGACGGACATGCCAAGATGGAGACTAAAATGATTGATTTGAACATGAAGCCTAACAGAATACATGAACAAGCATCAAATAATCAG ccATAA